From Trichoderma atroviride chromosome 1, complete sequence, one genomic window encodes:
- a CDS encoding uncharacterized protein (EggNog:ENOG41) yields MSISNNLINRTSFSAADIATKPPQQPPSSFKIGHLAQSSIALSALSASLLHSTQSSPPFSSVSRVSVPLEHALVEFKSERLYDIDKQPLEDPWGSIGGLHKTADGYVRIHDNFPCHALGTLELLGLPPNASRQDVAAKVAQWKSVDLETAGTEKGKLAIYALRSYSEWDAHPQSAAIDNNPILIRQFAQGPPKNLSTIKSSSRCLQGIRVLEMSRVIAAPVAGKTLAAHGADVLWVTSPNLPNQPVLDRDLSRGKRTIRLDIHNPDEKDRLLELLRTCDVFIQGYRPGSLASYGFSPEELQKINPNIICANLSAFGPSGPWSQRRGFDSLVQTCSGMNISEAEHFGAGEPARAMPCQALDHAGGYLLATGVMAALYNRSQVGGSWVVDVSLAGVMKYLRSLGQYPGKTGFESQDFVKQADVPREYFETRDTAFGKMTAVRHSASVEGCEVGWGGDAETSGIRRSKVVIDLMITHYGIYLKICTYSPPLMYD; encoded by the exons ATGTCCATATCGAACAACCTCATCAACCGCACCTCCTTCTCAGCAGCCGACATC GCCACCAAGCCGCCCCAGCAACCCCCCTCATCCTTCAAGATCGGCCATCTCGCACAGAGCTCCATCGCCCTCTCAGCCCTCTCAGCATCTCTCCTGCACAGCACACAATCTTCACCTCCATTCTCTTCGGTATCTCGTGTGAGCGTTCCACTAGAACACGCCCTGGTGGAATTCAAGTCAGAGCGTCTCTACGACATTGATAAACAGCCCTTGGAAGATCCTTGGGGATCCATCGGCGGCCTGCACAAAACCGCAGACGGCTACGTTCGCATCCACGACAATTTCCCTTGCCATGCGCTCGGCACCCTTGAGCTCCTCGGTTTGCCTCCAAATGCCTCTCGTCAAGATGTCGCCGCCAAAGTAGCCCAATGGAAGAGCGTCGACCTCGAAACCGCCGGCACGGAAAAGGGCAAGCTCGCCATCTACGCCTTGCGCTCATACAGCGAATGGGACGCCCATCCCCAGTCCGCAGCCATAGACAATAACCCCATTCTCATCAGGCAGTTCGCCCAGGGACCGCCAAAGAACCTGTCCACAATCAAAAGTAGCAGCCGCTGCCTCCAGGGCATCAGAGTCCTCGAAATGAGCCGCGTCATCGCCGCCCCCGTGGCCGGCAAGACACTCGCCGCTCACGGCGCCGATGTTCTATGGGTAACATCGCCGAATCTACCGAATCAACCTGTGCTCGATAGGGACCTCAGCCGCGGCAAACGCACCATCCGGCTCGACATACACAATCCAGATGAGAAAGACCGCCTTCTGGAGCTGCTACGCACCTGTGATGTCTTCATCCAGGGGTATCGCCCGGGCAGCCTCGCCTCCTACGGCTTCTCGCCAGAAGAACTCCAAAAGATCAATCCGAACATTATCTGCGCAAATCTCTCTGCTTTTGGGCCCTCCGGTCCGTGGTCCCAGCGCCGAGGCTTCGATTCTCTAGTACAGACCTGCTCGGGGATGAACATTTCCGAAGCAGAGCACTTTGGCGCCGGAGAACCAGCCCGCGCCATGCCCTGTCAAGCGCTCGACCACGCGGGCGGATATCTCCTCGCCACGGGCGTCATGGCCGCTCTCTATAATCGTTCTCAAGTCGGAGGATCATGGGTTGTAGACGTTTCGCTGGCCGGTGTGATGAAGTACCTACGCAGTCTGGGGCAGTATCCAGGTAAGACTGGCTTTGAGAGCCAAGATTTTGTGAAGCAGGCAGATGTACCGAGGGAATACTTTGAGACGAGGGATACTGCATTTGGGAAGATGACTGCAGTAAGGCATAGTGCTAGTGTTGAGGGGTGCGAGGTTGGATGGGGGGGAGATGCCGAAACCTCTGGGATCAGACGAAG
- a CDS encoding uncharacterized protein (EggNog:ENOG41~TransMembrane:14 (i46-68o88-106i118-141o147-164i176-195o207-228i240-260o272-295i316-336o348-369i376-395o407-428i449-470o490-509i)), whose amino-acid sequence MGQPEPLAGLESGVISGRTSSDLSQFPDKAELERLGRARPAVLKSWITEVGFVMTVVLSMTMSEYFIGGFNIILPPVADALDIPENTRTWPAGVINLTTAAFLMPFSRLCDIYGARSVFLFGHIWFMIWSLVCGFSTNTIMLIICRALQGIGTSAFTPAGLALLGQTYRPGPRKNLVFAIWGAFACLGFYFGIFLGAVCADFLTWRWYFWIGAIIVFCIAVTGFLTVPRNLHEQDESIRMDWWGLCTIVPGLILVVFAFTDGGHAPHGWQTPYIYVTFIIGMLFLIAGVYTQGWVSAQPLLPADLFRPKYMKRLSLALFCLYGVFGLYLFYSSYYIETVLDTTPILTAAWFTPLAIGGVCLAVGGGFVMHMVSNRILMMISSVGFLISVLLFALIPDRVDGHPSTSFLYWAYIFPAMICGTIGVDITYNVTNVFITTSMPRRLQATAGGLINTLLYLGLAFWLGIAEMAVSEANRRKLPEGLSLRQQYKIGFWIGVAMAGLSLILVLTIKIGQAASELTADEKAAQAEREAAAAAN is encoded by the exons ATGGGCCAGCCAGAGCCTCTCGCCGGCCTCGAAAGCGGCGTCATCTCCGGCCGCACCTCGTCAGACCTCAGCCAATTCCCCGACAAGGCCGAGCTCGAACGCCTCGGCCGCGCCCGCCCAGCCGTCCTCAAGTCGTGGATCACAGAAGTCGGCTTCGTCATGACCGTCGTCTTGTCCATGACCATGAGCGAGTACTTCATCGGCGGCTTCAACATCATCCTGCCCCCCGTGGCAGACGCCCTCGACATCCCCGAGAACACGCGGACCTGGCCCGCCGGCGTCATCAACCTCACCACTGCCGCCTTTTtgatgcccttttctcgaTTGTGCGACATCTACGGTGCCCGTTCTGTTTTTCTGTTTGGCCACATCTGGTTCATGATTTGGTCGCTCGTCTGCGGCTTCAGCACAAACACCATCATGCTGATCATCTGCCGAGCCCTCCAGGGCATTGGCACTTCGGCCTTTACGCCCGCTGGTCTGGCTCTCCTGGGACAGACGTATCGACCTGGCCCTCGAAAGAATCTCGTGTTTGCCATCTGGGGTGCCTTTGCTTGTCTGGGATTCTACTTTGGCATCTTCCTGGGAGCTGTGTGTGCCGACTTTCTGACCTGGCGGTGGTACTTTTGGATCGgtgccatcatcgtcttctgcATTGCTGTCACTGGATTCTTGACTGTTCCACGAAACCTCCACGAGCAGGATGAGTCTATTCGCATGGACTGGTGGGGACTGTGTACCATTGTGCCTGGCTTGATTCTAGTTGTCTTTGCCTTTACAGACGGAGGCCATGCCCCTCATGGCTGGCAAACCCCGTACATCTATGTGACATTTATTATCGGCATGCTCTTCCTTATTGCGGGCGTTTATACGCAAGGTTGGGTGTCTGCTCAGCCGCTTCTCCCGGCCGATCTATTCCGCCCCAAGTACATGAAGCGCCTGTCTCTGGCTTTATTCTGCCTGTACGGTGTATTCGGCTTGTACCTCTTTTATTCAAGCTACTA CATCGAGACTGTGCTCGATACCACCCCCATCCTCACCGCCGCCTGGTTCACCCCCCTGGCCATTGGCGGCGTCTGCCTCGCCGTCGGAGGCGGCTTCGTCATGCACATGGTTTCTAACCGAATCCTTATGATGATCTCCAGCGTCGGCTTCCTCATCTccgtcctcctcttcgccctTATCCCCGACCGCGTCGACGGCCATCCCTCGACCAGCTTCCTCTACTGGGCGTACATCTTCCCTGCCATGATATGCGGCACCATTGGCGTGGACATTACCTACAACGTCACAAACGTCTTCATCACAACGTCCATGCCTCGACGTCTTCAGGCCACTGCCGGAGGCCTCATCAACACTCTCTTGTATCTCGGCCTGGCGTTTTGGCTGGGCATTGCCGAGATGGCTGTTTCCGAGGCGAATAGGCGCAAGTTGCCAGAGGGGCTCAGTCTGCGGCAGCAATACAAGATTGGCTTCTGGATCGGCGTTGCCATGGCCGGCTTGTCATTGATTTTAGTGCTGACGATTAAGATTGGTCAAGCAGCATCGGAATTGACGGCCGATGAGAAGGCTGCGCAGGCAGAGcgcgaagcagcagcagcagccaactAA
- a CDS encoding uncharacterized protein (CAZy:CE5~TransMembrane:1 (n4-12c19/20o282-300i)~SECRETED:SignalP(1-19)) — MRSLALSLALLAGSSAVTAASAPTCAKGLYMVVARGSEEAPGTGVTGNLTSQIAAKVPGSQVAAVDYPATLDDYESSEGKGVQAMQKLLGAYGQACPDSKIAILGYSQGAQVSSDSVCGGAGNPFIDDKALSTSIMDNVVAVAIFGDPTHVANITYDRGTSVHNGIFNRTDASLDVCKSYASRIISYCDTGDIYCDSGSNATVHHLYIDRYGDDIVDFVVSQYQKAAGSSNSSSSSTSTAPPATSATATPTSGGSGGRSNSTTSSPTKSASASTSPHSAANALSPAAGSLIFGAGLLAVLSQML; from the exons ATGCGCAGCCTCGCCCTCTCCCTCGCCCTGCTCGCGGGCTCATCTGCCGTCACCGCAGCCTCTGCACCAACATGCGCCAAGGGCCTGTACATGGTCGTTGCCCGCGGCAGTGAAGAGGCCCCCGGAACTGGTGTCACCGGCAATCTCACCAGCCAGATCGCCGCCAAGGTGCCCGGCAGCCAGGTTGCCGCCGTCGACTATCCCGCCACGCTGGACGACTACGAGAGCTCCGAGGGCAAGGGCGTGCAGGCcatgcagaagctgctgggtGCCTATGGCCAGGCCTGTCCGGACAGCAAGATTGCCATCCTGGGCTACTCACAG GGTGCCCAAGTCTCGTCGGATTCCGTTTGCGGTGGTGCTGGCAACCCATTCATCGACGACAAGGCCCTGTCGACGAGCATCATGGACAATG TCGTCGCCGTTGCCATCTTCGGAGACCCAACCCACGTCGCCAACATAACGTACGACCGCGGCACCAGCGTGCACAACGGC ATCTTCAACCGCACCGACGCCAGCCTCGACGTCTGCAAGTCCTACGCCAGCCGCATCATCTCCTACTGCGACACCGGCGACATCTACTgcgacagcggcagcaacgcCACCGTCCACCACCTGTACATTGACCGCTACGGCGACGATATTGTTGACTTTGTCGTCAGCCAGTACCAAAAGGCCGCGGGCTCCTCCAACTCTAGCTCCAGCTCTACTTCCACCGCGCCTCCCGCCACTTCCGCCACTGCTACTCCCACCAGCGGTGGAAGCGGTGGCCGCTCCAacagcaccaccagcagccctACCAAGTCTGCCTCTGCGTCAACGAGCCCTCATTCAGCTGCCAATGCTTTGTCTCCTGCGGCAGGCAGCCTGATCTTTGGAGCGGGTCTGCTGGCTGTTTTGTCTCAGATGCTGTAA